The genome window GCCCGGCGGGCTGCGAGGTCGTCCGGGGACAGGGCGGCGGCCAGGCTCGTGAAGATCTGTACGGGGTCCATTCCCCCAGGCTATCCGCGGAACGACGGGCGTGCAGCGCGTATAACGGACGCATGCCTGATTACCGCCTCACCCCTGAGATCCTCGCCGGGCTGCAGTCCTCCGCGTCCGGAGATCCGATCCTGACCCTCGCCCTCAATGCCGTCACCTCCACCGACATCGACAGTGTCACCCTGAACCGAGCGGCGGTCACCGCCGTCGACCCAACGACCGAGGTGAAGACCGACACGCTCGGAGTGACCGACCAGAAGCAGTCCGGCCGATGCTGGATGTTCGCCGGGCTCAACGTCTTCCGGCACCGTATCGCCACACAGCTCGATCTCGCCGACTTCGAGTTCTCCGAGGTCTACCTGCAGTTCTTCGATAAGGTCGAGAAGTCCTACCGGGTGCTGCGTCGGCTCGATGAGCTGTTCCGGTCCGGGGTGACCGACCCTGACGACCGGCTCGTCGCCACCCTGCTGACCCACGGTGCCAATGACGGTGGTCAGTGGAATTACCTGGTCAACCTCATCGGGAAGTACGGCGTCGTCCCGGTCGGGGCGATGGGCGAGACCTTCGCCTCGGGGAACACCCGGCAGCTCGACGGCCGTCTGAACACGGTGCTGCGGGCCACCGCCTGGGCACTGCGGGATGCCGCCCTCACCGGTCAGGACGCCACCGCACTGATCGACGCCGGAATGCGGGACGCCCACCGCGTCATCGCGACCCACCTCGGCCTGCCGCCGACGGAGTTCACCTGGCAGTACCGGGACAAGAAGGGCGACTTCCATCGGGAGGGCACTGTCACCCCGGTACAGTTCCGGGACCTGGTGCTGGGTGAGGAGTTCACCGGCGGGCTGGAGAACTACGTCAGCATCGTCCATGACCCGCGGGAGGAGAACCCGTACTGGGCGGCCTACAGCATCGCCGAAGAGACGAACATGTGGGGGA of Corynebacterium terpenotabidum Y-11 contains these proteins:
- a CDS encoding C1 family peptidase; this translates as MPDYRLTPEILAGLQSSASGDPILTLALNAVTSTDIDSVTLNRAAVTAVDPTTEVKTDTLGVTDQKQSGRCWMFAGLNVFRHRIATQLDLADFEFSEVYLQFFDKVEKSYRVLRRLDELFRSGVTDPDDRLVATLLTHGANDGGQWNYLVNLIGKYGVVPVGAMGETFASGNTRQLDGRLNTVLRATAWALRDAALTGQDATALIDAGMRDAHRVIATHLGLPPTEFTWQYRDKKGDFHREGTVTPVQFRDLVLGEEFTGGLENYVSIVHDPREENPYWAAYSIAEETNMWGTPDFSYLNAPLETLVELARTSIDAGDPVWFACDVNRQFSAALGIWDADLYRRDDLYGTDTATSKADQMHTRESMLTHGMVLTGHDREQGTWRVENSWGTKSHGEHAKLAGAGSMKGYGTMTDAWFADNVFQIVVHRKYLTEGAPETATALAALDRGETTVLPIWDAMA